One genomic region from Pseudomonas hormoni encodes:
- a CDS encoding DUF2986 domain-containing protein: MNRQKKIKQLLKAHAKKASAKLAPQNKAKYVSKADRLKLAAEANPDPIISPES, from the coding sequence ATGAATCGTCAGAAAAAAATAAAGCAGTTGTTAAAGGCTCACGCCAAAAAGGCCAGTGCCAAATTGGCACCGCAAAACAAGGCTAAATACGTGAGTAAAGCCGACCGATTGAAACTGGCCGCTGAAGCCAATCCAGACCCAATCATTTCCCCTGAGAGCTAA
- a CDS encoding C45 family autoproteolytic acyltransferase/hydolase has product MSDLFPCIELSGGPFARGVQYGKACPQIIARSIEIYGQQLLDMGYDWAGIKRLVNQFIPNIEAFEPQYLEEMRGIAQGSGHDFEAIVMINARTEIIHLGRRSMQDKPELDGCTGAIILPGATANNEVLHGQNWDWRMECAETGVVLHIRRDDGPDVLTFTEAGGLARAGMNSIGTAITGNNLESDRDYQVLGVPLPLIRRKALEANHFALSMKAVAVTPKSGSNNMMLSHAAGFGINYECAPDEVFPLYEVDDLLVHANHWRSAVAQIKLKNTGIGGAPESFYRDIRVEKLLKQFHGSLTLEHLKSAFFDDFGKPFAVCRPPRPSSSGEDNLSATVAMILMRPASGFMEIASLPAINRTFGQYRLEMESDYARYATW; this is encoded by the coding sequence ATGAGTGATTTATTTCCGTGTATCGAACTGAGTGGAGGGCCATTTGCCCGAGGCGTGCAGTACGGCAAAGCCTGCCCACAGATCATTGCTCGCAGCATTGAAATCTACGGTCAGCAACTGCTGGACATGGGTTATGACTGGGCCGGTATCAAGCGATTGGTCAATCAATTCATTCCCAATATCGAAGCGTTCGAGCCGCAGTACCTGGAAGAGATGCGGGGCATCGCGCAAGGCTCCGGTCACGACTTCGAGGCCATTGTGATGATCAATGCCCGTACCGAGATCATTCATCTGGGGCGGCGTTCGATGCAGGACAAACCGGAACTGGATGGCTGCACCGGCGCCATCATCCTTCCAGGCGCCACCGCGAACAATGAAGTGCTGCACGGCCAGAACTGGGACTGGCGCATGGAGTGCGCGGAGACTGGCGTGGTCCTGCATATTCGTCGTGACGACGGCCCGGATGTGCTGACATTCACCGAAGCAGGTGGGTTGGCCCGCGCAGGCATGAACTCCATCGGCACGGCGATCACGGGCAACAACCTGGAATCGGATCGTGACTATCAAGTGCTAGGCGTGCCATTGCCGCTTATCCGCCGCAAGGCACTGGAAGCCAATCATTTCGCCCTGTCGATGAAAGCTGTGGCGGTGACGCCAAAGTCGGGTTCGAACAACATGATGCTCAGTCATGCCGCCGGCTTTGGCATCAATTACGAATGTGCACCTGATGAAGTGTTCCCGCTGTACGAGGTCGACGATCTATTGGTGCACGCCAACCATTGGCGCAGCGCGGTGGCGCAGATCAAACTGAAGAACACCGGCATCGGTGGTGCACCCGAAAGCTTTTATCGCGATATTCGTGTCGAGAAACTGCTCAAGCAATTTCATGGCAGCCTGACGCTGGAACACCTGAAAAGCGCGTTTTTCGATGATTTCGGCAAGCCATTTGCCGTCTGCCGACCACCACGTCCGAGCTCGAGCGGCGAGGACAATCTGTCCGCTACGGTGGCAATGATTTTGATGCGCCCGGCCAGTGGGTTCATGGAAATTGCCTCCTTGCCGGCCATTAACCGCACCTTTGGGCAGTACCGTCTCGAGATGGAATCCGATTACGCGCGGTATGCCACCTGGTAA
- a CDS encoding alpha/beta hydrolase family protein: protein MKIAFCALLLTGLTTIALADENPVGFHSSTLVDSHNDRSLEMVVWYPSATTAATQLIGDDVVFVGASAVRDAPPAAGKHPLLVLSHGYRGNWSNQIWLASALAHRGYIVAAINHPGTTTHDRSPQAAAQLWQRPVDVRRAIDSVTTQPEKFGVVANDRIAVAGHSLGGWTALEIAGARSDADRFAQECKAHPQLASCTVYGKIDPASTSDSKAALAADWRDKRVTAVVTLDLGLSRGLTDESLAALPVPTLVIAAGVPSHDLPAELESANLAKRLPPASSRYVEISDASHFSFLSVCKPGAEVLLEEDVPGDGIICRDGDNGRPREVIQRQITSLIEEFLQSSIYKVGSL, encoded by the coding sequence TTGAAAATAGCTTTCTGCGCCCTGTTGTTGACTGGGCTGACTACTATCGCACTCGCTGACGAGAACCCTGTCGGCTTCCACTCTTCCACACTGGTGGACTCGCACAATGACCGCTCACTGGAGATGGTCGTCTGGTACCCCAGCGCAACTACCGCCGCCACGCAATTGATCGGCGATGATGTGGTGTTCGTCGGGGCTTCTGCCGTTCGTGACGCGCCGCCCGCTGCTGGCAAGCATCCATTGTTGGTGCTCTCCCACGGGTACCGAGGTAACTGGAGCAACCAGATCTGGCTTGCCAGTGCGCTGGCTCATAGGGGTTACATCGTCGCCGCAATCAATCACCCTGGCACCACCACTCATGACCGTAGCCCTCAAGCAGCGGCGCAGTTATGGCAGCGGCCCGTTGATGTGCGCCGAGCCATTGATAGCGTCACGACTCAACCTGAAAAATTCGGCGTGGTCGCCAATGATCGAATTGCAGTAGCGGGCCATTCACTCGGCGGCTGGACCGCCCTGGAGATCGCCGGTGCTCGTTCCGATGCAGACCGTTTCGCCCAGGAATGCAAAGCCCACCCGCAGTTAGCCAGTTGCACCGTCTATGGAAAGATAGACCCTGCAAGCACCTCAGACTCAAAGGCTGCGTTGGCCGCCGATTGGCGCGATAAACGCGTCACTGCTGTGGTGACACTGGACTTGGGCCTTTCACGGGGCCTGACCGATGAAAGCCTGGCCGCGCTGCCGGTACCCACGCTGGTGATCGCTGCCGGCGTACCGTCGCACGACCTTCCGGCTGAGTTGGAGTCTGCCAACCTGGCCAAACGCCTGCCTCCGGCGTCAAGCCGTTACGTCGAAATCAGCGACGCGAGTCATTTCAGCTTCTTGTCGGTGTGCAAACCTGGCGCGGAGGTACTGCTCGAAGAAGACGTACCAGGCGATGGCATCATTTGCCGGGATGGCGACAACGGCCGCCCGCGTGAGGTGATTCAACGGCAGATCACATCGCTGATAGAAGAGTTTCTTCAGTCATCTATCTACAAAGTAGGCAGTTTGTAA
- a CDS encoding flavohemoglobin expression-modulating QEGLA motif protein — MSAAPLSELDAALPGLARKIRVLDALAWPDGVEEVFLAHWRGGKAELPRVELRPRDHSADVAALEAFIGRCDEGHPAGNYLAMTARSYATAGRMLGAIGTPAFTQYSSALYRRPDFYYPSQKLSMLDAAQFFLKTTDALLGGARIPPSPAEIPAEAFAAWMQPELDRFFGPGRITVVLDPTLASKAIAGASRIRLRASALFSELDKNQLLQHEAFVHVATAQNGALQPNLKSLGLGAPRTTQTQEGIATLAELFTGSMDINRLRRLALRVLAVQQALDGADFIQVFEGFLAAGQSQEESFRSTQRVFRGADLRGGSAFTKDAAYLTGLLGVHTLLRIAIRDNRPELVGHLFAGRLSLGDTVRLAPLFESGWLQGPVHLPAWASDLRLLAANLAFSAFIARIKLDVLDLEVLMAFADEHEADASA, encoded by the coding sequence ATGAGCGCCGCGCCCCTGTCTGAACTCGATGCCGCTCTTCCCGGTTTGGCTCGCAAGATCCGCGTACTGGATGCCCTGGCTTGGCCTGATGGCGTCGAGGAAGTCTTCCTGGCACATTGGCGTGGCGGGAAAGCAGAGTTGCCCAGAGTCGAGCTGCGCCCGCGCGACCACAGCGCTGACGTCGCCGCTCTGGAAGCCTTTATTGGCCGTTGCGATGAGGGGCATCCGGCCGGGAACTACCTCGCCATGACTGCACGCAGCTATGCCACGGCCGGACGTATGCTTGGAGCCATTGGCACCCCCGCCTTTACTCAGTATTCGTCCGCGCTGTACCGGCGCCCGGACTTCTACTACCCGAGCCAAAAGCTGAGCATGCTGGATGCGGCACAATTTTTCCTCAAGACCACCGACGCCCTGCTGGGCGGTGCCCGGATTCCACCGAGCCCGGCAGAGATACCGGCCGAGGCGTTCGCCGCCTGGATGCAGCCGGAACTGGACCGTTTCTTCGGACCGGGCCGGATCACGGTGGTACTCGACCCGACCCTGGCCTCTAAGGCCATTGCCGGGGCGAGCCGCATCCGCCTGCGTGCCAGCGCCTTGTTCTCGGAACTGGACAAGAATCAGCTATTGCAGCACGAGGCCTTCGTGCATGTCGCCACGGCACAAAACGGCGCACTCCAACCCAACCTGAAAAGCCTGGGCCTGGGGGCGCCACGCACGACCCAGACTCAGGAAGGCATCGCCACCTTGGCCGAGCTGTTCACTGGCAGCATGGACATCAACCGTTTGCGCCGCCTTGCCCTGCGCGTGCTCGCGGTCCAGCAGGCGCTGGATGGCGCCGATTTCATCCAGGTGTTCGAAGGTTTTCTCGCCGCCGGTCAATCGCAAGAGGAGTCATTCCGCTCGACCCAGCGGGTTTTCCGCGGCGCCGACCTGCGCGGCGGTTCGGCGTTCACCAAGGATGCCGCCTACCTGACCGGTTTGCTCGGCGTTCATACCCTGCTGCGCATCGCGATCCGCGACAACCGACCAGAACTGGTGGGCCATCTGTTCGCAGGGCGCCTCAGCCTGGGTGATACCGTACGCCTGGCGCCGCTCTTTGAGTCCGGCTGGCTCCAAGGGCCGGTCCACCTCCCGGCCTGGGCCTCCGATCTGCGTCTGCTCGCCGCCAACCTGGCCTTCTCCGCTTTTATCGCCAGGATCAAGCTGGACGTACTCGATCTGGAGGTGCTCATGGCGTTC